A window from Cryobacterium sp. PAMC25264 encodes these proteins:
- a CDS encoding NAD(P)H-binding protein, whose protein sequence is MRIVIAGGHGKIARALTRELSRDGHTVVGLIRSEEQSADLLLDGGQPVVIDLENTTVEKLAEVLAGADVAVFAAGAGAGSGDARKSSVDLGAAVLLADAAESAGVPRLVQISSTGADLVRDGATPSDVPDDFVAYLRAKLGAEQDLVRRELAWTIVRPGSLTDDTPTGQVRLERTGPDESGTVHPETQGSIPRADVAAVLAELIRTGAGARATLHLISGPASVSEAVAIFA, encoded by the coding sequence ATGCGAATTGTTATAGCAGGTGGCCATGGAAAGATCGCTCGAGCCCTCACCCGGGAGCTGAGCCGTGACGGGCACACCGTCGTCGGCCTGATCCGTTCGGAGGAACAGAGCGCCGATCTTCTGCTGGACGGAGGCCAACCGGTGGTGATCGATCTCGAGAACACCACCGTCGAGAAGCTCGCCGAGGTTCTCGCCGGGGCCGACGTCGCGGTCTTCGCGGCCGGAGCAGGAGCCGGAAGCGGTGACGCGCGCAAGAGTTCAGTCGACCTGGGCGCAGCGGTTCTTCTCGCGGACGCCGCAGAGTCCGCCGGTGTGCCTCGGCTGGTGCAGATCTCGTCGACAGGTGCCGACCTCGTGCGCGATGGTGCCACCCCGTCAGACGTCCCCGACGACTTCGTCGCGTACCTCCGCGCCAAGCTCGGCGCCGAGCAGGACCTGGTGCGCCGCGAACTCGCGTGGACCATCGTGCGGCCGGGAAGCCTCACGGACGACACCCCCACCGGGCAGGTGCGTCTTGAGCGCACGGGCCCCGATGAGAGCGGCACCGTGCACCCGGAGACTCAGGGCAGCATTCCGCGCGCCGATGTTGCAGCCGTGCTGGCCGAACTGATCCGTACCGGTGCTGGCGCGCGCGCGACCCTGCACCTCATTTCGGGTCCAGCAAGCGTCTCAGAAGCGGTCGCGATCTTCGCCTGA
- a CDS encoding M15 family metallopeptidase: MGAVAVLLVAAGVTAVVVGGVTGRAASSTSTGQAQPATPSGTPTPAAPAEPVRPSPSAAPEAAPAPTFDRAAHSIDDPNSIWVVVDKLRPLNPVDYSPDDLVDVPIPYANEPTMRHEASDAVVALFTAFTAETGLALQSQSAYRSFDTQTNVYNKDIANLGQAGADLSTARPGTSEHQTGLTIDISAQPGQCSLAACFGDTPHGQWLAANAWRFGFLLRYPADKVDVTGYEYEPWHFRYIGIDLATEMHNTGVTTLEEFFGLPAAPNYN, translated from the coding sequence GTGGGAGCAGTTGCGGTGCTCCTTGTCGCGGCCGGGGTCACGGCCGTTGTCGTGGGCGGAGTCACCGGGCGCGCGGCATCGTCGACCTCCACGGGCCAGGCCCAGCCGGCCACGCCGTCCGGCACTCCCACGCCGGCCGCACCTGCCGAGCCGGTGCGGCCGTCACCGTCGGCCGCTCCCGAGGCCGCTCCGGCGCCCACCTTCGACCGCGCGGCCCACTCGATCGACGACCCCAACAGCATCTGGGTGGTCGTGGACAAGCTCAGGCCGTTGAACCCGGTGGACTACAGCCCGGACGACCTCGTCGACGTGCCGATTCCCTACGCCAACGAGCCGACGATGCGCCACGAAGCCTCCGACGCCGTCGTCGCGCTCTTCACCGCCTTCACCGCCGAGACCGGGCTGGCGCTGCAATCGCAGAGCGCCTACCGCAGCTTCGACACGCAGACCAACGTCTATAACAAGGACATCGCCAACCTCGGCCAGGCCGGCGCCGACCTCAGCACGGCCCGCCCGGGAACCAGCGAGCACCAGACCGGGCTCACCATCGACATCAGCGCCCAGCCCGGCCAGTGCTCCCTCGCGGCCTGCTTCGGCGACACCCCGCACGGGCAGTGGCTCGCCGCCAACGCCTGGCGTTTCGGTTTCCTCCTGCGCTACCCGGCCGACAAGGTCGACGTGACCGGCTACGAGTACGAACCCTGGCATTTCCGGTACATCGGCATCGACCTGGCCACCGAGATGCACAACACCGGTGTCACCACGCTCGAGGAGTTCTTCGGCCTGCCGGCGGCACCCAACTACAACTGA
- a CDS encoding carbohydrate ABC transporter permease has product MTRTLEPEISAPAPLKRPGRASALTYKHKLSRLDVKLSPYLYISPFFVLFGLVGLFPLIYTFVVSLNNWNLLSGPGEWVGFDNYSAELADPLFWNSLFNTMSIFLLSSIPQLVVATAIAAILDQNLRAKTFWRMSVLIPYVVTPVAVALIFSSMFSEQSGLVNHLLSFVGVDPIGWKTDVLPSHLAIAGMVNWRWTGYNALILLAAMQSVPRDIHESAALDGAGFVRRFFSITLPSIRPTMIFVIITATIGGLQIFTEPRLYDATSTTAGGAHRQFQTTVLYLWEMAFQRQNFGKASAVAFILFLIIVAFGLLNFLISQRIATTDSRSDVKKAKRELARTLRDSAKEPRA; this is encoded by the coding sequence ATGACACGAACACTCGAACCAGAGATCAGCGCTCCCGCTCCTCTCAAGCGCCCCGGTCGCGCGAGCGCCCTCACCTATAAGCACAAGCTGAGCCGTCTCGACGTCAAGCTCTCGCCGTACCTGTACATCTCGCCGTTCTTCGTGCTGTTCGGTCTTGTGGGACTGTTCCCGCTGATTTACACCTTTGTGGTGTCCCTCAACAACTGGAACCTGCTCAGCGGGCCGGGGGAGTGGGTCGGCTTCGACAACTACTCCGCGGAACTCGCTGACCCGTTGTTCTGGAACTCCCTGTTCAACACCATGAGCATCTTCCTGCTCTCGAGCATCCCGCAGCTCGTTGTCGCCACGGCCATCGCCGCCATCCTCGACCAGAACCTGCGCGCCAAGACCTTCTGGCGTATGAGCGTTCTCATCCCCTACGTCGTCACGCCGGTCGCCGTCGCCCTGATCTTCTCCAGCATGTTCAGCGAGCAGAGCGGACTGGTGAACCACCTGCTCAGCTTCGTCGGCGTGGACCCGATCGGATGGAAGACGGATGTGCTGCCCAGCCACCTGGCCATCGCCGGAATGGTGAACTGGCGGTGGACCGGGTACAACGCCCTGATCCTTCTCGCCGCGATGCAGTCGGTTCCGCGTGACATTCACGAATCCGCCGCCCTCGACGGCGCCGGCTTCGTGCGCCGGTTCTTCTCCATCACGCTGCCCAGCATCCGCCCCACCATGATCTTCGTGATCATCACCGCCACCATCGGCGGACTGCAGATCTTCACCGAGCCGCGCCTCTATGACGCAACAAGCACCACCGCGGGAGGAGCGCACCGGCAATTCCAAACCACGGTGCTCTACCTGTGGGAGATGGCATTCCAGAGGCAGAACTTCGGCAAGGCATCAGCCGTGGCCTTCATCCTCTTCCTCATCATCGTGGCGTTCGGCCTGCTCAACTTCCTGATCTCGCAGCGGATCGCGACGACGGACAGTCGCTCCGATGTCAAAAAAGCCAAACGCGAGCTCGCCCGAACGCTCCGAGACAGCGCAAAGGAGCCCCGCGCATGA
- a CDS encoding ABC transporter substrate-binding protein yields MKFSQRTKVGAAVACAASFALIATGCSSAGTDNASGDNPIELTVTTFGSMGMADLYAQYEKENPGITIKANNIDTGGNARTDAFTKIAARSGLSDVTAVEEGWLGSIMDVSDQFVDLSDYGADKIKDRWVPWKLAQGTDADGRIIGYGTDIGPEGLCYNSKAFAAAGLPTDRADVAAALGGNDATWDSYFALGEQYQKATGKAWFDQSGFIWNSMVNQMDEGYYTSDGELNVVDNADLKAAWTKLATADSKGLSAAQSQWDWNKGASFTDGTFATFMCPGWMLGVVQGQVETAGGDATGATAGWDFADVFPGGATNWGGTFLTVPTQSKHPQEAADLAAWLTDADQQVAEFKAQGPFPSVTAAQTDPALAEATGVSAFFNDAPIAEILTKRADGVKAQFKGPDDSTIQEQVFGPSAISLDQGVSGDKAWDDAMTLFDQLITNK; encoded by the coding sequence GTGAAGTTCTCACAACGCACCAAGGTTGGGGCCGCAGTAGCCTGCGCCGCATCCTTCGCCCTGATCGCGACCGGCTGTTCCTCGGCCGGCACCGACAACGCATCAGGCGACAACCCCATCGAGCTGACCGTCACCACGTTCGGCAGCATGGGTATGGCCGACTTGTACGCACAGTACGAGAAGGAAAACCCGGGCATCACGATCAAGGCCAACAACATCGACACGGGTGGCAACGCTCGTACGGATGCGTTCACCAAGATCGCCGCCCGAAGCGGACTGTCCGACGTCACCGCCGTGGAAGAGGGCTGGCTCGGCTCGATCATGGACGTGTCAGACCAGTTCGTCGATCTCTCCGACTATGGCGCAGACAAGATCAAGGACCGGTGGGTTCCGTGGAAGCTCGCCCAGGGCACCGACGCGGACGGCCGCATCATCGGCTACGGCACCGACATCGGCCCGGAGGGCCTGTGCTACAACAGCAAGGCTTTCGCCGCAGCGGGGCTCCCGACCGACCGCGCCGACGTTGCCGCAGCACTCGGCGGCAACGACGCAACCTGGGACAGCTACTTCGCACTCGGAGAGCAGTACCAGAAGGCAACCGGCAAGGCGTGGTTCGACCAGTCCGGCTTCATCTGGAACTCCATGGTGAACCAGATGGACGAGGGTTACTACACCTCGGATGGCGAGCTCAACGTCGTTGACAACGCCGACCTCAAGGCGGCCTGGACGAAGCTGGCAACGGCTGACAGCAAGGGCCTCTCCGCCGCGCAGTCGCAGTGGGATTGGAACAAGGGTGCGTCGTTCACCGACGGAACCTTCGCGACCTTCATGTGCCCGGGCTGGATGCTCGGAGTCGTCCAGGGCCAGGTTGAGACCGCCGGCGGCGACGCCACCGGCGCGACCGCAGGCTGGGACTTCGCCGACGTCTTCCCCGGCGGTGCAACCAACTGGGGTGGAACCTTCCTGACCGTTCCGACGCAGTCCAAGCACCCGCAGGAAGCCGCTGACCTGGCCGCCTGGTTGACCGACGCTGACCAGCAGGTCGCCGAGTTCAAGGCTCAGGGCCCGTTCCCGAGCGTCACCGCAGCTCAGACGGATCCCGCTCTTGCTGAAGCGACCGGCGTCTCCGCGTTCTTCAACGACGCACCGATCGCTGAGATCCTCACCAAGCGTGCCGACGGAGTCAAGGCCCAGTTCAAGGGTCCGGACGACTCGACGATCCAGGAGCAGGTCTTCGGCCCGTCCGCGATCTCGCTCGACCAGGGTGTTTCAGGCGACAAGGCCTGGGATGACGCCATGACGCTGTTCGACCAGCTCATCACCAACAAGTAG
- a CDS encoding amidase domain-containing protein, which yields MIVASVTAGCTVVAIVGSLVVDSGAFSAVATAPVAASTAVTTATPTPSATITVPTVIEPAQPIIRSAVVAADGTPAGPVTGGTLVTVTGTDLAAVTSASFGGNPATVVSATDDTVTLQTPAATDLTTGSVTVNLFAGTDAPVQVVGGASVSTAEGTPAGASTDGTSADHSSVAAAALTQAIEPTAGSAIAAATATDAAATIAPVTPELTFTYVPDPRITAQIDYVLAHWQVYNSSVYGAIPGNDCVNFTSQSLIARGWTMDAEWSFIGGQYSPAWASSTAFAAYLAAHPERATPLRADQRAEVKVGDIVQFDWDDSGDKDHTGIVTRVEHTATGTEIYYAGHTNNTDYRSVDESLARSGGSVSYWSVV from the coding sequence GTGATCGTCGCAAGCGTCACCGCCGGCTGCACGGTCGTCGCGATCGTCGGCAGCCTCGTCGTCGACAGCGGAGCCTTCAGCGCCGTGGCGACAGCGCCCGTCGCGGCCAGCACTGCCGTCACCACGGCAACGCCCACCCCCTCGGCCACCATCACCGTGCCCACGGTGATCGAGCCGGCCCAGCCGATCATCCGCAGCGCCGTCGTCGCGGCTGACGGAACCCCGGCCGGCCCGGTCACCGGCGGCACCCTGGTGACTGTCACCGGCACCGACCTCGCCGCCGTGACCAGCGCCAGCTTCGGCGGAAACCCCGCCACGGTGGTCTCGGCGACCGACGACACCGTGACCCTGCAGACCCCCGCCGCCACCGACCTCACGACGGGCTCGGTCACCGTGAACCTCTTCGCTGGTACGGATGCGCCGGTGCAGGTGGTCGGCGGAGCAAGCGTCAGCACCGCCGAGGGCACGCCAGCCGGAGCGTCGACGGACGGCACCTCGGCCGACCACAGCTCGGTCGCCGCCGCCGCCCTCACCCAGGCCATCGAACCCACCGCCGGCAGCGCCATCGCCGCGGCGACCGCCACCGACGCGGCCGCGACCATCGCCCCCGTGACGCCGGAACTCACTTTCACCTACGTGCCCGACCCGCGGATCACCGCCCAGATCGATTACGTCCTCGCCCACTGGCAGGTCTACAACTCCTCCGTCTACGGCGCCATCCCGGGCAATGACTGTGTCAACTTCACCAGCCAGTCCCTCATCGCGCGCGGCTGGACCATGGACGCCGAGTGGTCGTTCATCGGCGGCCAGTACAGCCCGGCCTGGGCCAGCTCCACGGCCTTCGCCGCCTATCTCGCCGCCCACCCGGAGCGGGCCACGCCCCTTCGCGCCGACCAGCGCGCCGAGGTCAAGGTAGGTGACATCGTGCAGTTCGACTGGGACGATTCCGGCGACAAGGACCACACCGGCATCGTCACGCGGGTCGAGCACACCGCCACCGGAACCGAGATCTACTACGCCGGTCACACCAACAACACCGACTACCGTTCGGTGGACGAATCGTTGGCCCGCTCGGGCGGCAGCGTCAGCTACTGGAGCGTCGTCTAG
- a CDS encoding carbohydrate ABC transporter permease, translating into MTDTITRPETSSGSGSASAAPKKIKHKGLGIDRRPGFLTYGILIALFAGGTYPLWWSVVVGASPSSVLSQDWPPLLPGGQFWENAAVVFDTVPFWQALLNSVIVSTIITVSVVSFSTLAGYAFAKLRFRGSNGLMVFVVATMAIPTQLGIIPLFILMRQFGWTGSIGAIIIPTLVTAFGVFFMRQYLVDVIPDELIEAARVDGANMITTFWNVAVPAAHPAMAILSLFTFMMAWTDFLWPMIVSPQNPTLQVALSQLQSARYIDYSVVLAGAVLATLPLLILFVLAGKQLISGIMAGAVKG; encoded by the coding sequence ATGACCGACACAATTACCCGCCCCGAGACCTCGTCCGGCAGCGGATCCGCGTCCGCGGCACCCAAGAAGATCAAGCACAAGGGCCTCGGCATCGACCGCCGGCCTGGTTTCCTCACCTATGGCATCCTGATCGCGCTGTTCGCCGGCGGCACCTACCCGCTGTGGTGGTCCGTGGTGGTGGGCGCGAGCCCGTCATCGGTGCTGTCGCAGGATTGGCCGCCGCTGCTGCCCGGAGGGCAGTTCTGGGAGAACGCGGCCGTGGTCTTCGACACCGTGCCGTTCTGGCAGGCGCTGCTGAACAGCGTGATCGTGTCGACCATCATCACCGTTTCGGTGGTGTCGTTCTCCACTCTCGCCGGCTACGCGTTCGCGAAGCTCCGGTTCCGCGGCAGCAACGGGCTGATGGTGTTCGTCGTCGCGACGATGGCCATTCCCACCCAGCTCGGCATCATCCCGCTGTTCATCCTGATGCGTCAGTTCGGTTGGACCGGATCCATCGGTGCGATCATCATCCCCACCCTCGTCACGGCGTTCGGCGTGTTCTTCATGCGCCAGTACCTCGTCGACGTGATTCCGGACGAACTGATCGAAGCCGCCCGAGTGGACGGAGCCAACATGATCACCACGTTCTGGAACGTGGCCGTGCCGGCGGCGCACCCCGCGATGGCTATCCTGTCGCTCTTCACCTTCATGATGGCCTGGACCGACTTCCTCTGGCCGATGATCGTGTCACCGCAGAACCCGACGCTCCAGGTGGCACTCAGCCAGCTGCAGTCGGCTCGGTACATCGACTACTCGGTTGTGCTCGCCGGTGCCGTGCTGGCCACCCTCCCGCTGCTGATCCTGTTCGTGCTCGCGGGTAAGCAGCTCATCTCCGGAATCATGGCGGGGGCCGTCAAGGGCTAA
- a CDS encoding HNH endonuclease signature motif containing protein, whose protein sequence is MATSNATPGNTPDDSPDDTSDGFSEDYVDPVAEAISAVIDPLVENEKLIAAGYAERTRLLAQLDGLGHDRWIIAGLCGDPLESGRNDIDTQNHGPAWDDEELARRSMAAEVGFALRLNSQTAGMMIFDAARFVAQLPVFHRALTEGRIGWGHALRMLEVTAALPVDLPEHVLPKLEEMVLPAAEKLTASKFVKVAREIMESLHPIPLQERVNAGVKERRVVLRPDINGMSWLSAYLKADEAQAIYERLTQIAKTLDDDDAAVAAASGAVFTAPEPAPIVSRTRDQRRADAYRDLLLDGVGADGKLGRGIRGTVHITIPVLTLLDQGDQPAILDGYGPIDVDTARRLAGTATSFISVLTHPHTGCTLSIGRTAHDPPADLRRYVQIRDQTCQEPGCNRRAVTSDIDHTQAWSGGGDTSADNLVALCRSGHRLKHQSSFSPRRHPHLDHPRRQDLHQHPSAGPHARRPEPTDERGRFTSLRATGEAPAAGRSARASVWARGSGRRSSTVLTPGHSRPGAANASTGQPPAAAPAPAPAPAPTKRTR, encoded by the coding sequence ATGGCCACTTCGAATGCCACACCAGGGAACACCCCGGATGACTCTCCGGACGACACCTCCGACGGGTTCTCCGAGGACTACGTCGATCCTGTCGCGGAAGCGATCAGCGCGGTCATCGACCCGCTTGTGGAGAACGAGAAACTCATCGCGGCCGGATACGCGGAACGCACCCGGTTGTTGGCGCAGCTGGATGGGCTCGGCCATGACCGGTGGATCATCGCCGGGCTGTGCGGTGACCCGTTGGAGTCCGGTCGGAACGACATCGACACCCAAAACCACGGTCCCGCGTGGGATGACGAGGAGCTGGCCCGCCGGAGCATGGCCGCCGAGGTCGGCTTCGCCCTGCGACTGAACTCGCAGACGGCGGGCATGATGATCTTCGACGCCGCCCGGTTTGTGGCCCAGCTGCCTGTGTTTCACCGGGCGTTGACCGAGGGCCGGATCGGCTGGGGTCACGCGCTGAGGATGCTCGAGGTCACCGCGGCCCTGCCGGTGGACCTACCTGAACACGTGCTGCCCAAACTGGAGGAGATGGTGTTGCCGGCGGCGGAGAAACTCACCGCCAGCAAGTTCGTCAAGGTCGCTCGGGAGATCATGGAGTCGCTGCACCCGATCCCTCTCCAGGAGCGTGTCAACGCCGGGGTGAAGGAACGCCGGGTGGTCCTCCGCCCCGACATCAACGGCATGTCCTGGCTAAGCGCCTACCTCAAAGCCGACGAAGCCCAAGCGATCTACGAGCGCCTCACCCAAATCGCTAAGACCCTCGACGATGACGACGCTGCTGTTGCTGCTGCATCCGGCGCCGTCTTCACCGCACCTGAACCGGCACCGATCGTCAGCCGTACCCGCGACCAGCGTCGGGCCGACGCCTACCGCGACCTGCTCCTAGACGGAGTCGGCGCTGACGGGAAGCTTGGCCGGGGTATCCGCGGCACCGTCCACATCACCATTCCCGTCCTCACCCTCCTCGACCAGGGCGACCAGCCCGCGATCCTGGACGGTTACGGGCCCATCGACGTGGACACCGCCCGCCGGCTCGCGGGAACGGCGACGAGTTTCATCAGCGTCCTCACCCACCCGCACACCGGCTGCACCCTCTCCATTGGGCGCACCGCTCACGACCCGCCCGCGGACCTGCGGCGCTACGTTCAGATCCGCGACCAAACCTGTCAGGAGCCGGGCTGCAACCGCCGGGCCGTGACCAGCGACATCGACCACACCCAGGCCTGGTCCGGCGGCGGTGACACCAGCGCCGACAACCTCGTCGCCCTCTGCCGAAGCGGCCACCGGTTGAAACACCAAAGCAGCTTCAGCCCCCGACGGCACCCTCACCTGGACCACCCCCGGCGGCAAGACCTACACCAACATCCGAGCGCAGGACCTCACGCGCGCCGCCCTGAACCCACGGACGAACGGGGACGCTTCACCTCGCTCCGCGCAACCGGCGAGGCCCCAGCCGCCGGGCGAAGCGCGCGGGCCAGCGTCTGGGCGCGCGGGTCCGGACGTCGATCCTCCACCGTTCTGACGCCCGGGCACTCCCGCCCGGGTGCGGCGAACGCATCGACCGGCCAGCCCCCGGCCGCAGCCCCGGCCCCGGCCCCGGCCCCGGCCCCGACGAAGCGCACCCGATAG
- a CDS encoding amidase domain-containing protein, protein MALARPARIGVVALVLSGIVVGSVALASGARQGDSTQASTAADAASTAVQESEPRETPATTASPVDVDPAVQAQLSYALTYWSDYNTDEYGVVDGNDCVNFTSQSLVARGWAMDEDWWTSGTGSDFDFSSPWVSSTAFMNYIADSGRATALTDDQRDQVKLGDVVQFDWDNSGDRDHTAVVSRIEGSGDDIEIFYAGHTDDTDYLSVDFAITEKHPGGTAYYWSIP, encoded by the coding sequence GTGGCTTTAGCTCGACCAGCACGGATCGGCGTTGTCGCCTTGGTACTCAGCGGAATCGTCGTCGGGTCGGTGGCTTTGGCCTCGGGTGCCCGCCAGGGAGACTCCACGCAGGCCTCCACCGCAGCGGATGCCGCCAGCACCGCCGTGCAGGAATCCGAGCCGCGTGAGACCCCCGCGACCACGGCCTCCCCGGTCGACGTGGACCCCGCGGTGCAGGCCCAGCTGAGCTACGCGCTCACCTACTGGAGCGACTACAACACCGACGAATACGGTGTGGTCGACGGCAACGACTGCGTGAACTTCACCAGCCAGTCGCTTGTCGCCCGCGGCTGGGCGATGGACGAGGACTGGTGGACCAGCGGCACCGGTTCGGACTTCGACTTCTCGTCACCGTGGGTGAGCTCGACGGCGTTCATGAACTACATCGCCGACTCCGGCCGGGCCACCGCGCTCACCGACGACCAGCGCGACCAGGTGAAGCTCGGTGACGTTGTGCAGTTCGACTGGGACAACTCCGGCGACCGCGACCACACCGCCGTCGTGTCGCGCATCGAGGGCAGCGGCGACGACATCGAGATCTTCTACGCCGGGCACACCGACGACACCGACTACCTCTCGGTGGACTTCGCCATCACCGAGAAGCACCCGGGCGGCACCGCGTACTACTGGAGCATCCCGTAG